Part of the uncultured Desulfobacter sp. genome, CCTTCTTGATTTTACCTCAACAGAAGGCCTGATATTATCAATCGCTTTTTTAAACACTGCCAGAGCAGGTTCGCCAATTTTATCTTCAGCAATCATCAAGGCATTAGCCACAACGTTTCGGGCAGCATTCTTTTTGCCGTCCTTCATGACACAATTGACAAACTTGGCTGCAAGCTTTTCTTCATGCGTGGCATCCTGCATGAAACTTTCTTTAAACACTAATTTTTCTGCCATCTTAAAAAGTCCACCAAATTTATATTTTATTAATATGAATGCTTAAAAAACCCATCGTGACTACTTGGGGCGTTTGGCACCATATTTTGAACGCCCCTGACGACGATCGTCCACACCCAGCGTATCTAGGGCACCTCTGACGATATGATAGCGCACACCCGGAAGGTCTTTTACCCTTCCGCCCCTGACCAGCACAACAGAGTGCTCCTGGAGATTATGCCCCATACCCGGGATATAAGCTGCAACTTCCATTCCGGTTGTCAAACGAACCCTTGCAACCTTCCTTAGAGCCGAGTTCGGTTTCTTAGGAGTAGAAGTATACACTCTAGTGCAAACTCCGCGCTTCTGAGGTCCGCCTTTCAATGCAGGCGTACTAACCTTTTTTTCAGCCCTCTTTCTACCTTTTCTTACCAATTGATTTATGGTCGGCATAACTCCACACGCTCCTTCATCAAACATAATAAGTCGCCATACACGACAAAATATTTAATTCTACTTATACTTTCCTGAAATGTCAACAATATTTTAACTTTTCTATACTTCGGCAAATTCACCATACCCCACTTCAATATTCCGATAACCCGGAAAACCCGTACCTGCCGGGATAAGTCTACCCATGACAACATTCTCTTTCAACCCTTTAAGGCTATCATATTTGCCTTCAATGGCAGCCAAGGTCAAAACCTTGGTGGTTTCCTGGAACGATGCCGCAGACAAAAAGCTGTCCGTGGACAAAGAGGCTTTGGTGATACCGAGAATCAAAGGCTCACCCTTGGCAGGTTCACCGCCCTCCATGGCAACCTTCCGGTTGGTCTCTTCAAAGAGAATCCGGTCTACCTGTTCGTCCGGGATAAAATTGGTGTCCCCGGTGGATATCACCTTAACCCGGCGCATCATCTGGCGGATAACAACTTCGATGTGCTTGTCATTGATGCGTACACCCTGGAGCCTATATACTTCCTGAACCTCATCGACCAGGTATTTGGCCAAGGCCACTTCCCCTTTGATATTCATGATATCCTGGGGATTTGCAGAGCCTGCGATCAACGGATCACCTGATTTTACATAGTCGCCGTCATACACAGACACATGCTGCCCTTTGGGGATGGCGTACTCTTTTGCATCTCCAACATCAGCGGGCTTGACCGTAACTTTCTGGCGGCCTTTGGTTCCCTTTGAAACAGTGACATAACCGTCAATTTCCGTCAAAACTGACGGATCTTTTGGTTTTCTGACCTCGAACAACTCAGCTACCCTGGGCAGACCACCGGTAATATCCTTGGTCTTTGTAGTGGCACGCGGCAACTTGGCAATAACATCGCCCGCCATGATATTATCATCCTCTTCCACCGTGAGAATCGCATTCACCGGCAGGTAATATCTGGCAGGGGTCTTGGAGTTCGGCAGTTTAACCGCCTTACCCTCTTTATCTTTAACGGTAATTCTAGGCCGAACCTCAACATCCTTGCTTTCGGTGATCGTCCTGGACACCTTGCCGGTAACCGGGTCAATCTGCTCTTGAACCGTGCTGCCCACGATAATATCAGCAAATCTAATACGGCCGGAGACTTCCGTGATGATCGGCGTGGTAAAGGGGTCCCAGGAAGCGATAATATCGCCTGGTTCAATCGCCTGCCCATCTTTGGCATGCAGGGTGGCGCCGTAGATAACGTTATCCTTGGCACGCTCACGCCCCTCCTCACCTACAATGGTCACACCACCGCCCTTACGGTTCATGACAATGACATCGCCCTGGGCCGACGTTACGGTCTGGATATCCTCGTTGAACTTTAGAATTCCGCCCACACGAGCCTTGACCTCTGCAACCTCAACCTTTCGGGAAGCGGTACCACCGATGTGGAAAGTACGCATGGTCAACTGGGTACCCGGCTCACCAATGGACTGGGCCGCCACAATACCAATGGCCTGGCCGATTTCCACGGTTACACCATGGGCCAAATCACGGCCATAACACCTCGAACAGACACCGTGCCGTGAGTTGCATGTCAAGACGGATCTAATTTTTACATGCTGGACACCTGCGGCCTCAATCAAAGCCACATGGGATTCATTCAGTTCCGTATCGGACGCCACAATAAATTCATCCGAATAGGGGTCCCGAATATCTTCCTGGGTAACGCGCCCGAGTATTCTCTCCCCAAGGGTCTGAATAATCTCTCCACCCTCATACAATGCTTCAACCTCAATGCCGTTGATGGTACCGCAATCGGGCTCCACAATCGTGCAGTCCTGACCGACATCAGCCAGACGACGGGTAAGATAACCGGAGTTGGCTGTTTTCAGTGCAGTATCGGCAAGACCCTTTCGTGCACCATGGGTGGAGATAAAGTACTGAAGCACAGACAGACCTTCACGGAAGCATGCCGTGATGGGATTTTCAATAATCTCACCTGAGGGTTTGGCCATCAACCCGCGCATACCGGCCAACTGACGCATCTGATCCTTGGAGCCACGGGCCCCGGAATCCGCCATAACGTAAACGGCATTAAGCTCCTCTGAACCATCCGCCCCTTCTTTTTGGGGCGGGTTCTTCATAACCTCCATCATGGCGTTGGCAATATCATCTGTGGCCTGGGCCCAGATATCAACCACCTTGTTGTATTTCTCACCCTGGGTAATCAGGCCTTCGGAATACTGGTTCTTGATGTCTTCAATATTTTTTTCCGCCTTGCCGATCAAATCCCATTTATGTGCCGGAATAATCATGTCATCAATACAAATGGAGAGCCCGCCAAGGGTCGAATTTTTATATCCAATGTCCTTGAGGCGGTCGGAAAGAATAACCGTCTCCTTTAAACCGATATTTCTGTAGGCATAGTCAATCAGCTTAACAATGGACTTTTTATCCATCAACTTGTTGACCAGACTAAACGGCAGCGTGGAGGTTCTTTCGTCCACTTTGAAAATGGTATACTTGTCACCCACCATCCGGACATCGGTGAACTGATCCTGCTTTAATCCATAAAGCTGCTCCACCACCACGTCGGAAACCTGGAAAATATTTTTGAACTCTTTCCGGGTTAAAACGCCGGTTTTCCCCCGGGTCTTTTTAATTTCCTCATCCCCATATTTTTCAAGGACAGTGTCGAAATCTTTTCCGGCTTTGAGTTCGGCAAGTGCGGCTTCGGCATCTTCAAGGGTTTCCGTCCGAATACGGCTCATGTCCAGGAGTACGTCACCGGGAATGGTTTCCCACAACAAAATCCGGCCGGTGGTGGTTTCATATACCACATCATCAATACGGACCTTAATCTTGGCGTGAATATTGAGCTCTCCGGCATCAAAGGCGAACCGAACCTCGTCGATACTTGAGAAGGTGGCCCCTTCGCCCTGCTGACCGGACATCGCCCGGGTCATATAATAAATACCCAATACAATATCCTGGGTGGGAACAATAATGGGCTGCCCGTTTGCGGGAGACAAAATATTATTGGTGGAGAGCATCATCACCCTGGCTTCAAGCTGGGATTCCAGGGAGAGCGGCACATGAACGGCCATCTGGTCCCCGTCAAAGTCAGCGTTGAATGCCGGGCACACCAAGGGATGAAGCTGGATGGCCTTACCCTCGATCAATACCGGCTCAAACGCCTGGAAACCAAGACGATGCAGGGTGGGCGCACGGTTCAGCATTACCGGGTATTCCTTAACAACCGCTTCAAGGGCATCCCATACTTCCGTCTCTTCACGTTCCACCATTTTCTTGGCACTTTTAACCGTGGAGACCAGACTTTTTTGCTCAAGGTAGTTGTAGATAAACGGTTTAAACAACTCCAACGCCATTTTTTTGGGGATACCGCACTGGTGAAGTCTAAGTTCAGACCCCACGGTAATAACGGTACGACCGGAATAATCCACACGTTTACCCAAAAGGTTCTGGCGGAAACGCCCCTGTTTGCCTTTAAGTGTGTCGGACAAAGATTTTAACGGCCGCTTGTTGGTGCCTGTGACCACCCGGCCATGGCGGCCGTTGTCGAAAAGCACATCCACAGCTTCCTGGAGCATACGCTTTTCGTTGCGTACAATAATATCAGGGGCATTGAGATCAACCAGCCGTTTGAGACGGTTATTGCGATTGAGCACCCGACGATACAGATCATTCAGATCCGATGTGGCAAACCGCCCACCTTCAAGGGGAACCAGAGGCCGCAGGTCCGGCGGCAAAATGGGGCAGGCCGTGAGAATCATCCGTGACGGTTCGATACCTGAGGTTAAAAACGCATCAATCACCTTCATGCGCTTGGCCATTTTCTGCTGCTTTGCCATGGATTTGGTCAAGCCGATCTCTTCGGTCAGTTCATCGTGAACCGCCTGAAGATCGATTTCATTGAGCAGGGTTAAAATGGCCTCTGCACCGAGACCTGCAACAAACCCTTCCTCACCGAACGTATCAATGGCTTCATAGTACTGATCATCGGAGAGCAGCTGCATTTTTTTAAGCCCCGTGTCCTTGGGGTCGATGACAATGAAAGAATCAAAGTAAAGAACCTTCTCCAGGTTCTTCAGCGTCATATCCAGTACATTGCCTATTTTGGACGGCAGACTTTTCAGAAACCAGATATGGGAGACGGGCGCGGCAAGTTCAATGTGCGCCATGCGGTCACGTCTGACTTTGGATTGAATAACTTCAACTCCACATTTTTCACAGACCACACCCCGGTGTTTCATGCGTTTGTATTTACCGCAATTACACTCATAATCTTTGGTTGGTCCGAACACCTTGGCGCAGAAAAGGCCATCACGTTCGGGCTTAAAGGTTCTATAGTTGATGGTTTCCGGTTTTTTTATTTCGCCGTAGGACCATTCCCGAATCTGATCGGATGATGCAAGGCTGATCTGAACGCCCTGGTAACTTTGAGGATCCTTGGGTTTTGCAAAGAAATCATAAATATTATCCAATGTCGTCTCCTTATTTGCCACCTTCGATAAGATTCATATCCAGCCCCAGGGCATTGAGCTCTTTAATCAGAACCCTGAAAGATTCAGGCATTCCAGGTTCCAGAACATTCTGGCCCTTAACAATTTTTTCATACATACGGGTACGACCGGTCATATCATCGGACTTCACCGTAAGAAATTCCTGGAGCGCATGGGCTGCACCGTAGGCTTCCATGGCCCAGACCTCCATCTCCCCAAGACGCTGGCCGCCAAACTGGGCCTTACCGCCGAGGGGCTGCTGGGTAACAAGGGAGTAAGGTCCGATGGACCGCGCATGCAATTTGTCATCAACCAGATGGTGAAGTTTAAGCATATACATGGTTCCCACGGTAACCGGCTTATCAAAGGGCCTTCCGGTACGGCCGTCGTAGAGTATGGACTGGCCGGACGGATCACTGCCGGACATGCTGATCAACTCCTTGATCTCCTCCTCTGTGGCCCCGTCAAATACCGGCGTGGCAGTGTGCACACCATTTTTATACAGGGAGATAAATTCTATGAATTTTTCATCGTCCATGCCGTCAATGTCACGGACAATGGCATCATCCACCAACCCTTCTTTTTGTTTGCGGGTCAAGGAGAATACCTGCTTGGCTTTATCACGCAGGGCGTCCATCCGCTTCTCCTCCAGCATTTCATCAATCTGCTGGCCCAGCGCATAGGCCGCCCGGCCCAGATGGATTTCAAGAATCTGACCGACATTCATACGAGACGGTACACCCAAGGGGTTAAGCACCATATCAACGGGTCGCCCATCCGCAAAATAAGGCAGGTCCTCCACACGGAGAATTCTTGAGACAACACCCTTGTTTCCGTGGCGGCCGGCCATTTTATCCCCCACCGAAAGCACACGCAGCAGGGCAACAGAAATTTTAATGAGCTTAAGCACTCCGGGAGGCAGGTCGTCACCCTTTTCGAATCTGGAAACCTGGCGGTTGAAATGATCCCGGGCCTTTTTTATCTGTTCCTGGGCCTGTTCAAGAATGACCTGAACTCTTTCGGTCAATACGGCATCTTCAACCGTGACATTCACCAACACGGACACAGGAACCTTTGCAAAAACACCGGGTCCTACTTTTGTGCCGGCTTTGACCAGAACCTTGCCGTTCCGTTCCAGGTCACTGTAAAGCTCGTGACCGTCAAGAACGGACTCGACTTTTTCCCGGCCGACATCAGAAATGATTTTTATCTCATCATCGCGGTCTTTTTCAAAACGCTCGATCTCTTCATCTTCGATCTGGCGAGTTCTATCATCCTTGGGCAGCCCCCGGCGTGAAAAGACCTTGGCATCAATGACCTTTCCATGAACGCCCGGCGGCACGCACAGAGAAGTATCTTTTACATCCCCTGCTTTTTCACCAAAAATGGCGCGCAACAATTTTTCTTCGGGAGAGAGCTGGGTTTCACCCTTGGGCGTAATCTTACCCACCAGAATATCTCCGGGTTTAACCTCGGCACCCAGACGGATTATGCCGCTGTCATCCAGATTCTTCAAGGCGTCTTCACCCACGTTGGGAATATCTCTGGTGATCTCTTCTTTGCCGAGTTTGGTATCCCTGGCCAGGACCTCAAATTCTTCAACGTGCACAGAGGTGTAGACACCATCTTTTACCAGACGCTCGGATACCAAGATGGAATCCTCATAGTTATACCCATCCCAGGGCATAAAGGCCACGGTCACATTTTTGCCAAGGGCCAATTCCCCCAGCTCCGTAGACGGGCCATCGGCGATGACCTGCCCTTTTTTAACCCGCTCGCCCTTTTTCATAATGGGCCTGTGGTTAAAACAGGTGTTCTGGTTGGAACGGACAAATTTTGTACAATTGTATATGGAAACGGCTTTATTAAATTTGGGATCATCCGAGTCATCATTTTTCACGACAATTCGTTTTGAATCAACATCAACCACCACACCATCACACTCGGCAACTATGGTAACCCCGGAGTCCCTGGCCACAACCGCTTCCATGCCGGTGCCCACCAAAGGCGCTTCACTGCGGATCAACGGTACGGCCTGGCGCTGCATGTTGGACCCCATAAGCGCCCTGTTGGCGTCATCATTTTCAAGAAAAGGAATCAAGGATGCGGATACGGACACCAACTGGTTTGGCGATACATCCATAAACTTAATTTCTTCGGGGCCAACCATCTCAAATTCTCCGGCCACCCGTGCAGATACCGTGGAATTGACAAAATTCCCTTCAGCGTCCAAAACGGCATTGGCCTGGGCAATGGGATGCTCTTTTTCTTCGAATGCACTTAAATGCTGAATCGTCTTGCTGGCATTGCCGTCGGCAGCCACCCTAAAAGGCGTCTCAATGAATCCGAAATCATTTACCCGGGCATAGGTACACAAAGAGACGATCAAACCGATGTTCGGTCCCTCAGGCGTTTCAATGGGACAGATACGGCCATAATGGGACGGATGAACGTCACGCACCTCAAAACCGGCCCGTTCTCGGGTCAAACCGCCAGGTCCCAGGGCGGAAAGGCGGCGTTTGTGTGTTGTTTCGGACAAGGGATTGGTCTGGTCCATAAACTGGGATAACTGTGATGTGCCGAAAAACTCACGGACCACCGCAGATACAGGCTTGGGATTGATTAGGTCGTGGGGCATCATGGCATCCACTTCCTGCATGCTCATCTTTTCCTTAATCGCCCGCTCCATGCGGACAAGCCCAATGCGGTAGTGGTTTTCCAACAACTCACCCACAGCTCTCACCCGCCGGTTTCCAAGATGGTCGATATCGTCAACCTGGCCCTGGGTATCTTTGAGCTCGATCAGCGTCGCTGCGGTCAGCAGAACATCCTCTTTTCTCAGGGTTTTTACATCAATTTTCGTATTCACCCCAAGGCGGTGGTTCATTTTCAGCCGCCCCACCTTGGACAGGTCGTAGTAGGCCTGGCGAAAAAACAGATGATCAATAAAATCCTGGGCGACCTCAATGGTGGCAGGATTGCCGGGCCGTAACCGGCGATAAATGTCCATCAAGGCTTCTTCTTTGGACTCAATTTTGTCCGATACCAGGGTTTTACGCATACAATCCGAACTGCGGGGGTTGACATAGAGAATATCAAAGGAATCAATATCCTTTTCCTCAAGCAGTTCAAAGGTGTCCTCTGCAATGGTATCACCAGCTTTGAACAAAGGCGTCGAATCTTCGCTTTCCAGGAAAAAATTACCGGCGAATGCTTTGCCCACGAGCTCTTCTTCAGAAATTGGGATAAAGTCTAATTTTTCTTCGGCAAGTTGTTTCAAGGCGCGTTTGGTAAAAATTCGACCGGATTTGACCACAACTTCCCCGGTTTCAGGGGATTTTATATCATAACCGGCCCGCTGACGGACCAAATTTTCAGGAATAAATTCACGGAAGTAAGATCCGTTTTTACGTAGAATCTTTTCTTTGGTATAGAAAAAATCGAGGATATCTTCCCCGGTGTATCCAAATGCCTTGAAAAGAATGGAAACAGGAAACTTACGCCGACGGTCAATACGGATATATACAATATCCTTGGCATCAATTTCCATGTCGATCCAAGAACCGCGCACTGGAATAATCCGGGCGTTATAAATAATCTTACCGGAGGAATAATTTTTCCCCTTATCATGATCAAAAAACACACCGGAGGAACGATGAAGCTGGGAGACAACGGCACGCTCAGTACCGTTGATGATAAAGGTCCCCCTGGGAGTCATCAATGGGATAGTGCCAAAATATATCTCTTGCTCTTTTATATCTCGGATAGTTGACACACCGGTATCTTTGTCATGGTCATAGACGACAAGCCGAACCCTGATATTAACCGGGATGTCATAGGTCATCCCGCGACTGATACACTCCTGCATAGAGTGCTTGGTCTCCCCAAAGGAATAAGAGACATATTCAAGGGAAGACGTATCGGTAAAATCCTTGATGGGAAATACGGATTTAAAAACCGAATGGAGTCCCTTCTCCTCTCTGTCCTGGGGTGACACATCCCTTTGAAGAAATCCTTCAAAGGATTCTCTTTGCATCCCGATGAGATCCGGGATGTCTATTATTTTGCGTTTACCGCCAAACTCTTTTCTAACACGCTTGTTCGTCAAAAGACTTCCGGCCATGATATCTCCCGATGTGAGTTTTTCCAACTGTAAAAGCGGAGACACGACCCTTTGGCCTTGCCCCCGCGTATAGTTTATGCACAAACTATTTGTGCTTATAAGCTATGCTAAACTACTTTACAGACACCTGAGCACCGGCTCCTTCGAGCTGTTCTTTAACTTTGTCTGCCTCTTCTTTGGCAATACCTTCTTTAACAGCTTTGGGGGCTTCTTCAACAAGTGCCTTGGCTTCTTTCAGCCCAAGACCGGTGATTGCGCGAACTTCTTTAATTACATTAATTTTCTTGTCACCGGCAGCTTCAAGGATAACGTCAAATTCTGTTTTTTCTTCTGCAGCACCACCGGCATCACCACCGGCAGGCATGGCACCGGCAGCAATAGCAACAGGGGCTGCTGCGGATACACCAAATTTGTCTTCAAGTTCCTTAATCAGTTCGGAAAGCTCCAGAACGCTCATATTTGAAATAAATTCAATTACATCATCTTTTGTAATATCAGCCATTTTAATCTCCTGAAAATACGAATATCTTAAATCGTACTTAATAAATCTAAAGTTTTGGTTTGTTTTTTAAGTTACGCTGCATCTTTTTGATCTTTAACAGCATTAAGCACATTGAGAAAAGATCTGGGAACACCGGCCAGCACGTTGACGAAATTTGTGGGAACGGCATTGAGAGTACATACCAACTTGCCCAAGAGTTCTTCTTTGGACGGCATCTTGGCAAGTTGCTTAACATCTTCTTCGCTTAGAAATTTGCCATCAAGGGCGGCACCCTTGAGCTGCAATTTCTCATTGGTTTTCAGAAATTCTGATACAACCTTGGCAGGGGCCACAGGATCATCTTTGGAAATGATGATCGCATTCGGTCCTTTAAAAAGATCAACCAACACCTCTGAGCCGGTCCCTTTCGCGGCCAGCCTCATCAAGGTATTTTTCACAACGGCCATTTGCGCACCAGCGTCCCGAAGTTTTGCACGAAGCTCGGTCACCTGGGATACAGTCAGGCCTTTGTAATCTACCAGAAGAGAAATCTCAGCTTCGCCGAGATCACTTGCAAGTTTTTCAACCAGTTCTTTTTTCTGGGAAATATTCAGCATTTTTTTACACCTCCTTCCATAAATAAATTAACGTCGAAGGTGCCAACGAAACCAAAACAAAATCTATATTTCTGTCTCGGCAGGCCGGCAAATCCGATTATGCACATACATGCACCTACTGTCTAGGACAGGTCTTAAACGTGTTTAGTCCAGACAAAAACAAAACACGTTTATTATTTAATTAATCAACTACTTGATCAGTAGAGGATCCACTTTTATACCAGGGCCCATTGTTGAGGACACGCTGATTGATTTCAGATAGGTTCCTTTGCTTGCAGCTGGTTTGAGAGAGAGAATTTTATCAAGAAATACAGTTACATTTTCCAGCAGTTTCTCAGCACCAAAGGAAATTTTACCCACAGGGACATGAACAATACCGGCCTTTTCAACTCTGAAATCAATTTTACCGGCCTTCACTTCGTTGATGGCCTTAGCAAGCTCAAAGGTTACCGTTCCCGTTTTTGCATTGGGCATCAACCCCCTGGGGCCAAGGACGCGTCCAAGCTTACCCACAGTACCCATCATGTCCGGTGTGGCAATTGCTTTGTCAAATCCAAACCAGCCATCTTTAATCTTCCCAACGATCTCGTCTGTGGCAATGAAGTCTGCACCTGCATCAAGGGCTTCTTGTTCCTTTTCACCTTTGGCAAACACCAGAACTTTAACCTCTTTACCCAGCCCATTGGGCAGGACAACGGTTCCACGAACCATCTGGTCTGCATGCCGCGGGTCAACCCCTAGCCTTACGGCAACGTCAACCGTTTCGTCAAATTTTGCATAACTGGAAGATACAGCAATTTCCAGGGCATCTTTGGGTCCGTACTGAACCATTCTGTCCACTTTGCTCAGTGCTTCGTTATGTTTTTTACTCCGCTTAGGCATTTTAATCACTCTTATACTTGAAAGTTAAACGACTTCTATTCCCATGCTTCTGGCTGTGCCCTCAATAATTTTAACGGCAGCATCAATATCCGAGGCATTCAAATCCGGTTTCTTGGTTTCTGCAATTGCAACAACCTGATCTCTTGTCACTTTGCCGACCTTATCACGGTTCGGCTCTCCAGACCCCTTTGAAAGCTTGGCTGCAGCCAAAAGCAGCCTTGACGCCGGCGGGGTTTTAGTTATGAAACTGAAGGAGCGGTCCTGGTACACAGTGATAACAACTGGAATAATCTGCCCCGCATCATTTGCGGTCTTCGCGTTAAACGCCTTGCAGAAATCCATGATATTGACACCGTGCTGCCCCAGAGCCGGACCAATTGGAGGAGACGGATTTGCCTTGCCGGCTTCAACCTGAAGCTTAATTTGTGTCATTACTTTTTTTGCCATTTTATAACTCCTGAAACTCTTTATTTACAACCCGACTAAATTTTGGTTACCTGTATAAAATTCAATTCGACTGGAGTAGCTCGCCCAAAGATGCTGACCAAGACCTTCACCTTCTCCTTATCCGGAGACACCTCTTCAATGGTGCCGTTAAAATTGGAAAAAGGCCCATCAACAACGCGAACATCATCACCCGGCTCAAAATAATATTTTGGCTGTGGCTTTTCCTTACCCTGTTCCATCTTCTCGATAATGCTCTGGGCTTCTCTGTCGGTAATGGGGGCAGGTTTGTTTTTCCCGCCAAGAAAGCCGGTAACCTTAGCAGTGGAACTCACAATGTGCCACGTCTCATTATCCAGATGCATACGCACAAGTATATATCCGGGATAAAATTTCCTGGAAGACTGCCTTTTTTTTCCATCCACCAGCTCCACAACATTTTCGGATGGAATCAGAATGTCTCCGAATTTTTCCGGATGTTTTAATCCCTGGATTTTTTCCTCCAGGGCAAGCTTCACTTTTTGCTCATGACCGGAATAAACGTGGACGACATACCATTTTAAAGACATTTTATTTCCCTTGGTCTCAAGTAAGGACAACCTGGACAAGCTTGGACAAGCTGTAATCAAAAACACCTAGAAAAACAGCAACAACGAACACAAAAATAATAACCACAACCGTCGTTCCGGTTGTTTGCTTCCGGGTCGGCCAGACAACTTTTTTCAACTCAACTTTTACTTCACGAAAGAAT contains:
- the rplJ gene encoding 50S ribosomal protein L10, whose product is MLNISQKKELVEKLASDLGEAEISLLVDYKGLTVSQVTELRAKLRDAGAQMAVVKNTLMRLAAKGTGSEVLVDLFKGPNAIIISKDDPVAPAKVVSEFLKTNEKLQLKGAALDGKFLSEEDVKQLAKMPSKEELLGKLVCTLNAVPTNFVNVLAGVPRSFLNVLNAVKDQKDAA
- the rplA gene encoding 50S ribosomal protein L1, with protein sequence MPKRSKKHNEALSKVDRMVQYGPKDALEIAVSSSYAKFDETVDVAVRLGVDPRHADQMVRGTVVLPNGLGKEVKVLVFAKGEKEQEALDAGADFIATDEIVGKIKDGWFGFDKAIATPDMMGTVGKLGRVLGPRGLMPNAKTGTVTFELAKAINEVKAGKIDFRVEKAGIVHVPVGKISFGAEKLLENVTVFLDKILSLKPAASKGTYLKSISVSSTMGPGIKVDPLLIK
- the rplK gene encoding 50S ribosomal protein L11, coding for MAKKVMTQIKLQVEAGKANPSPPIGPALGQHGVNIMDFCKAFNAKTANDAGQIIPVVITVYQDRSFSFITKTPPASRLLLAAAKLSKGSGEPNRDKVGKVTRDQVVAIAETKKPDLNASDIDAAVKIIEGTARSMGIEVV
- the nusG gene encoding transcription termination/antitermination protein NusG — translated: MSLKWYVVHVYSGHEQKVKLALEEKIQGLKHPEKFGDILIPSENVVELVDGKKRQSSRKFYPGYILVRMHLDNETWHIVSSTAKVTGFLGGKNKPAPITDREAQSIIEKMEQGKEKPQPKYYFEPGDDVRVVDGPFSNFNGTIEEVSPDKEKVKVLVSIFGRATPVELNFIQVTKI